The following are encoded together in the Streptomyces rapamycinicus NRRL 5491 genome:
- a CDS encoding nitrate- and nitrite sensing domain-containing protein, translating to MGAPQAHQGRGEASADPEPRGATDRGSSPQRAQGSNGRTLGDQSPDAGAQSATRISAPSGGGGDGDAPEPPAKAKPSGPTGPGSRMALRNWRISTRLVSLLALPVVAATTLGALRIEGSLDNIKQLDQMKLLTEMTQQATQLASALQEERDKSAGPLAGKGNEKDDRVVSTREDTNRSIAAFREATHQIDPGDQSLAGVQSTLVNIDRQLGKINEVRDTAYDNSQYYSLTVQNYNELINSLLSLSQDMAQATSNRAMINNTRALATFSSAKEYASIQRALISAALADPKGADFSANDRRFARTAVDKENEALGRFKQIRQGNSEDLLEPLDSRPDIKAATMYADRAVRDPEGLKAEKRTDLDWYDQDSIKIEEMGKIEETLLSEMQQKARELRDSAQQDAILNGALILLVLGVSLVGAFVVARSMVRSLRRLQDTAQEVSQKRLPELVKQLSESDPQDVDTSVESVGVHSRDEIGKVAAAFDDVHREAVRLAAEQALLRGNVNAMFTNLSRRSQGLIQRQLSLISELESREADPDQLSSLFKLDHLATRMRRNGENLLVLAGEEPGRRWTRPVPLVDVLRAAASEVEQYERIELSSVPATEVAGRVVNDLVHLLAELLENATSFSSPQTKVKVTGHALPDGRVLVEIHDTGIGLSPEDLAAINERLASPPTVDVSVSRRMGLFVVGRLSLRHGIRIQLRPSDSGGTTALVMLPVDVAQGGRKPAPQAAGGQGGPGAGNGDAQGGGAGLLGSAPSRRQVPGSGSRAALPGNGGGSGLPTRPVGAGAGPSGGAPAGSTNFFEGGRPPGPRTNAPSGPGGQQGGPGAPSGRPPLPTRGENPTVAPPTGAPARADGGDQGGRPQLSTRGPAPELPAPAQPGTSWGARRASGEDDWPGTPRDAGDTPRGHEEYEPTGQFARPEFGGPSDRRDPFGNRGPGDTGELPQLTDGPSMFEPRRAPSGPQAGQGLSDSGQFNRPDYGRGPGDTGEFARPELGQGPGDTGEYAQPRFEDTAPRGGRGPGDTGEFPRPNMGGPGDTGEFPRPNAGGPGDTGEFPRPDMSGTGEYALPQDSRGGEPERRTNDPLPPAPGPGDGRTPIFDTIESTWHHHQVVEPGNSGPRDGGRSYPSAPSAPSAPEPTPGRPASAVPPPAPREPQPASQGMGDFAGSGASAGPGGAGLNGRSTGSHWRTSPHNDERWRRAEQIREPAAGGITSSGLPRRVPRANLVEGAAHQQPQQPERTGPQVSRAPDDVRGRLTNLRRGIQQGRRAGTGLGDNHDRGIGPTYQQER from the coding sequence ATGGGGGCTCCCCAGGCCCACCAGGGCCGAGGGGAAGCTTCGGCGGACCCGGAGCCGCGCGGCGCGACCGACCGCGGCTCCTCGCCTCAGCGCGCCCAGGGAAGCAACGGCAGGACGCTGGGCGACCAGAGCCCCGATGCCGGTGCCCAGAGCGCTACCCGGATCAGTGCGCCCAGCGGCGGTGGTGGCGACGGAGATGCCCCGGAGCCGCCGGCCAAGGCGAAGCCCTCCGGCCCCACCGGGCCCGGCAGTCGCATGGCCCTGCGCAACTGGCGCATCAGCACCCGACTGGTCTCCCTGCTCGCGCTCCCGGTGGTCGCCGCGACCACGCTGGGCGCGCTGCGCATCGAGGGCTCGCTGGACAACATCAAGCAGCTGGACCAGATGAAGCTGCTCACCGAGATGACGCAGCAGGCCACCCAGCTGGCCAGCGCGCTCCAGGAGGAGCGCGACAAGTCGGCCGGTCCGCTGGCGGGCAAGGGCAACGAGAAGGACGACCGGGTCGTCTCCACCCGCGAGGACACCAACCGCTCGATCGCGGCGTTCCGCGAGGCCACCCACCAGATCGACCCCGGTGACCAGTCGCTGGCCGGTGTGCAGTCCACGCTCGTCAACATCGACCGTCAGCTCGGCAAGATCAACGAGGTCCGGGACACGGCCTACGACAACAGCCAGTACTACTCGCTGACGGTCCAGAACTACAACGAGCTGATCAACTCGTTGCTGTCGCTCTCCCAGGACATGGCGCAGGCGACCAGCAACCGCGCGATGATCAACAACACCCGCGCGCTCGCCACCTTCTCCTCCGCGAAGGAGTACGCCTCCATCCAGCGCGCGCTCATCAGCGCCGCGCTCGCCGACCCCAAGGGCGCCGACTTCTCCGCCAACGACCGCCGCTTCGCCAGGACCGCGGTGGACAAGGAGAACGAGGCGCTCGGCCGCTTCAAGCAGATCCGCCAGGGCAACTCCGAGGATCTGCTCGAACCGCTGGACAGCCGCCCCGACATCAAGGCGGCGACCATGTACGCCGACCGCGCGGTGCGCGACCCCGAGGGGCTCAAGGCGGAGAAGCGGACCGATCTTGACTGGTACGACCAGGACAGTATCAAGATCGAAGAGATGGGCAAGATCGAGGAGACGCTGCTCAGCGAGATGCAGCAGAAGGCTCGTGAGCTCCGCGACTCCGCCCAGCAGGACGCCATCCTCAACGGTGCGCTGATCCTGCTGGTCCTCGGTGTCTCCCTGGTCGGCGCCTTCGTCGTCGCCCGCTCCATGGTCCGCTCACTGCGCCGTCTCCAGGACACCGCGCAGGAGGTCTCCCAGAAGCGGCTGCCCGAACTGGTCAAGCAGCTCTCCGAGTCCGATCCGCAGGATGTGGACACCTCCGTCGAGTCCGTCGGTGTGCACAGCCGGGACGAGATCGGAAAGGTGGCCGCGGCCTTCGACGACGTGCACCGCGAGGCGGTCCGGCTCGCCGCCGAGCAGGCGCTGCTGCGGGGCAACGTCAACGCGATGTTCACCAACCTCTCGCGCCGCAGCCAGGGCCTCATCCAGCGCCAGCTCTCGCTCATCTCCGAGCTGGAGAGCCGCGAGGCCGACCCGGACCAGCTCTCCTCGCTGTTCAAGCTGGACCACCTCGCCACCCGTATGCGCCGTAACGGCGAGAACCTCCTGGTCCTCGCGGGCGAGGAGCCGGGCCGCCGGTGGACCCGTCCGGTGCCGCTGGTGGACGTGCTCCGCGCGGCCGCCTCCGAGGTGGAGCAGTACGAGCGCATCGAGCTCAGCTCGGTCCCGGCGACCGAGGTCGCGGGCCGGGTCGTCAACGACCTCGTCCACCTGCTCGCCGAGCTGCTGGAGAACGCCACCTCCTTCTCCTCGCCGCAGACCAAGGTCAAGGTCACCGGCCACGCGCTGCCCGACGGGCGGGTGCTGGTCGAGATCCACGACACCGGTATCGGGCTCTCGCCCGAGGACCTGGCGGCGATCAACGAGCGGCTGGCCTCCCCGCCCACGGTCGACGTGTCGGTCTCCCGGCGCATGGGCCTGTTCGTGGTCGGCCGCCTCTCGCTGCGCCACGGAATCCGCATCCAGCTCCGGCCGTCCGACTCGGGCGGTACGACGGCGCTGGTCATGCTGCCGGTCGATGTCGCCCAGGGCGGAAGGAAGCCGGCTCCGCAGGCCGCCGGCGGCCAGGGCGGACCGGGCGCCGGCAACGGCGACGCTCAGGGCGGCGGCGCCGGACTGCTCGGCTCGGCGCCCTCGCGGCGCCAGGTCCCGGGCTCCGGTTCGCGCGCCGCGCTGCCGGGCAACGGCGGCGGCAGCGGACTGCCGACCCGGCCGGTCGGCGCGGGTGCGGGCCCCTCGGGCGGCGCCCCGGCCGGCTCCACCAACTTCTTCGAGGGCGGACGGCCTCCCGGCCCCCGGACCAACGCCCCCTCCGGTCCCGGCGGTCAGCAGGGCGGCCCCGGCGCCCCCTCCGGCCGTCCCCCGCTGCCGACCCGCGGTGAGAACCCGACCGTCGCCCCGCCGACCGGCGCCCCGGCCCGGGCCGACGGGGGCGACCAGGGCGGCCGCCCGCAGCTGTCCACCCGCGGCCCCGCGCCCGAGCTTCCGGCCCCCGCGCAGCCCGGCACCAGCTGGGGCGCGCGCCGCGCGTCCGGCGAGGACGACTGGCCGGGCACTCCGCGCGACGCCGGGGACACCCCGCGCGGGCACGAGGAGTACGAGCCCACCGGCCAGTTCGCCCGTCCGGAGTTCGGCGGCCCGTCGGACCGGCGCGATCCGTTCGGCAACCGCGGCCCCGGCGACACCGGCGAGCTTCCGCAGCTGACCGACGGCCCCAGCATGTTCGAGCCGCGCCGCGCGCCCAGTGGGCCGCAGGCCGGGCAGGGGCTGTCCGACTCCGGCCAGTTCAACCGCCCCGACTACGGCCGCGGCCCGGGCGACACCGGCGAGTTCGCCCGTCCGGAGCTCGGCCAGGGCCCGGGCGACACCGGTGAGTACGCCCAGCCCCGGTTCGAGGACACCGCCCCGCGCGGCGGCCGCGGCCCCGGCGACACGGGCGAGTTCCCGCGCCCGAACATGGGCGGCCCGGGCGACACCGGCGAATTCCCCCGCCCGAACGCGGGCGGCCCCGGCGACACCGGAGAGTTCCCGCGTCCGGACATGAGCGGCACCGGTGAGTACGCGCTGCCCCAGGACTCCCGGGGCGGCGAGCCCGAGCGGCGCACGAACGACCCGCTGCCGCCCGCCCCCGGTCCCGGCGACGGCCGTACGCCCATCTTCGACACCATCGAGTCGACCTGGCACCACCACCAGGTCGTGGAACCGGGCAACTCGGGCCCGCGGGACGGAGGCCGGTCGTACCCGTCCGCGCCCTCCGCGCCCTCCGCGCCCGAGCCCACCCCCGGCCGGCCCGCCTCGGCCGTACCGCCCCCCGCGCCCCGCGAGCCGCAGCCGGCGTCCCAGGGCATGGGGGACTTCGCCGGATCGGGCGCCTCGGCGGGCCCGGGCGGTGCCGGTCTCAACGGCCGGAGCACGGGTTCCCACTGGCGTACGTCGCCCCACAACGACGAGCGCTGGCGCCGCGCCGAGCAGATCCGCGAACCCGCGGCCGGCGGTATCACGTCGTCCGGGTTGCCACGGCGGGTGCCGCGCGCAAACCTCGTGGAGGGCGCCGCACACCAGCAGCCGCAGCAGCCCGAACGGACTGGGCCGCAGGTGTCTCGCGCGCCCGATGATGTACGCGGAAGGCTGACCAACCTCCGCCGTGGGATCCAGCAGGGTCGCCGGGCCGGTACCGGACTCGGCGACAACCATGATCGCGGCATTGGCCCGACTTACCAGCAGGAGCGTTAG
- a CDS encoding roadblock/LC7 domain-containing protein yields MSQAAQNLNWLITNFVDNTPGVSHTVVVSADGLLLAMSEGFPRDRADQLAAVASGLTSLTSGASRIFEGGVVNQTVVEMERGFLFIMSISDGSSLAVLAHPECDIGLVGYEMALLVDRAGNVLTPDLRAELQGSLLN; encoded by the coding sequence ATGAGCCAGGCGGCGCAGAATCTGAACTGGTTGATCACGAACTTCGTGGACAACACCCCCGGGGTGTCCCACACGGTGGTGGTCTCCGCCGACGGACTCCTTCTGGCGATGTCCGAAGGCTTCCCCCGTGACCGAGCCGATCAACTGGCGGCGGTGGCCTCCGGCCTGACCTCGCTCACCTCCGGAGCCTCCCGCATCTTCGAAGGCGGCGTGGTCAACCAGACCGTCGTCGAAATGGAACGAGGCTTCCTCTTCATCATGTCGATCTCCGACGGATCCTCCCTCGCCGTGCTCGCCCACCCCGAGTGCGACATCGGCCTCGTCGGCTACGAGATGGCCCTGCTGGTCGATCGCGCGGGCAACGTCCTCACCCCGGACCTGCGCGCCGAACTTCAGGGCAGCCTGTTGAACTGA
- a CDS encoding GTP-binding protein: protein MDFASSSGAPPSRATTSAKIVVAGGFGVGKTTFVGAVSEINPLRTEAVMTSASAGIDDLSHVQDKTTTTVAMDFGRITLDDDLILYLFGTPGQDRFWFMWDDLVRGAIGAVVLVDTRRLADCFPAVDYFENSGLPFVIALNGFDGQQPYNPEEVREALQIGPDTPIITTDARHRGEAKSALITLVEHALMARLK from the coding sequence GTGGACTTCGCAAGCTCTAGCGGCGCTCCCCCCTCCCGCGCGACCACCTCGGCCAAGATCGTGGTGGCGGGCGGCTTCGGCGTGGGCAAGACCACGTTCGTCGGCGCGGTCTCGGAGATCAATCCGCTGCGCACCGAAGCCGTGATGACGTCGGCCTCGGCGGGGATCGACGATCTGAGCCACGTCCAGGACAAGACCACGACGACCGTGGCGATGGACTTCGGCCGCATCACGCTCGACGACGACCTGATCCTGTACCTGTTCGGCACGCCCGGCCAGGACCGCTTCTGGTTCATGTGGGACGACCTGGTGCGCGGCGCGATCGGCGCCGTGGTCCTGGTGGACACCCGTCGGCTGGCCGACTGTTTCCCGGCGGTCGACTACTTCGAGAACTCCGGACTGCCCTTCGTCATCGCCCTCAACGGCTTCGACGGCCAGCAGCCCTACAACCCGGAAGAGGTCCGCGAGGCCCTGCAGATCGGCCCGGACACTCCCATCATCACCACCGACGCGCGCCATCGCGGCGAGGCGAAGAGCGCGCTCATCACGCTGGTCGAGCATGCGCTGATGGCCCGACTCAAGTAG
- a CDS encoding DUF742 domain-containing protein, whose protein sequence is MTPPPASPGPYGGHHQSPYGGEGDQPLVRPYAMTGGRTRPRYQLAIEALVSTTADPVHLQGLLPEHQRICHLCQEVKSVAEVSALLNIPLGVARILVADLAEAGMVAIHQPGGGSEAGGTPDVTLLERVLSGLRKL, encoded by the coding sequence ATGACCCCGCCCCCCGCCTCGCCCGGCCCGTACGGCGGCCATCACCAATCGCCGTACGGGGGTGAAGGCGACCAGCCATTGGTGCGCCCCTATGCCATGACCGGTGGCCGGACCCGGCCCCGCTACCAGCTCGCCATCGAGGCGCTGGTCAGCACGACGGCCGACCCCGTGCATCTGCAGGGGCTCCTTCCCGAGCACCAGCGGATCTGCCACCTGTGCCAGGAGGTCAAGTCGGTCGCCGAGGTCTCGGCGCTGCTGAACATCCCCCTTGGTGTGGCACGCATCCTGGTGGCGGACCTGGCGGAGGCCGGCATGGTGGCGATCCACCAGCCCGGGGGCGGTTCGGAAGCGGGCGGCACTCCGGATGTGACACTGCTCGAAAGGGTGCTCAGTGGACTTCGCAAGCTCTAG